From Lagenorhynchus albirostris chromosome 10, mLagAlb1.1, whole genome shotgun sequence, the proteins below share one genomic window:
- the LOC132527443 gene encoding boLa class II histocompatibility antigen, DQB*0101 beta chain-like — MSGTVALQIPRGLWTTAVMVMLTVLSTPEAEGRDSPQDFLIHHMGMCYFTNGTERVRLVTRHIYNREEFLRFDSDVGEFRAVTELGRPIAKDFNSQKDILERKRAELDTVCRHNYRVGETFTVQRRVEPTVTISPSRTEALNHHNLLVCSVTDFYPGQIKVRWFRNDQEETAGVVSTPLIRNGDWTFQMLVMLEMTPQQGDVYTCHVEHPSLQSPIMVEWWAQSGSAQSKMLSGVGGFVLGLIFLGLGLIIRHRSQKVH; from the exons ATGTCTGGGACGGTGGCTCTGCAGATCCCCAGAGGCCTTTGGACAACAGCTGTGATGGTGATGCTGACGGTGCTGAGCACCCCAGAGGCTGAGGGCAGAGACTCTCCAC AGGATTTCTTGATCCATCATATGGGCATGTGTTACTTCACCAACGGCACGGAGCGGGTGCGGCTCGTGACCAGACACATCTATAACCGGGAGGAGTTCTTGCGCTTCGACAGCGACGTGGGCGAGTTCCGGGCGGTGACCGAGCTGGGCCGACCGATCGCCAAGGACTTCAACAGCCAGAAGGACATCCTGGAGCGGAAACGGGCCGAGCTGGACACGGTGTGCAGACACAACTACAGGGTTGGGGAGACCTTCACGGTGCAGCGGCGAG TGGAACCTACAGTGACCATCTCCCCATCCAGGACAGAGGCTCTAAACCACCACAACCTGCTGGTCTGCTCGGTGACAGATTTCTATCCAGGCCAGATCAAAGTTCGGTGGTTCCGGAATGACCAGGAGGAGACAGCTGGCGTTGTGTCCACCCCTCTTATTAGAAATGGGGACTGGACCTTCCAGATGCTTGTGATGCTGGAAATGACTCCCCAGCAAGGAGATGTCTACACCTGCCATGTGGAGCACCCCAGCCTCCAGAGTCCCATCATGGTGGAGTGGT GGGCACAGTCTGGATCTGCCCAGAGCAAGATGCTGAGTGGTGTTGGGGGCTTTGTGCTGGGGCTGATCTTCCTTGGGCTGGGTCTCATCATCCGTCACAGGAGCCAGAAGG tgCACTGA